A genomic window from Misgurnus anguillicaudatus unplaced genomic scaffold, ASM2758022v2 HiC_scaffold_29, whole genome shotgun sequence includes:
- the LOC141362857 gene encoding uncharacterized protein: MPRLKTIVIRITRPYKFKSPPPPHPHFTTLGTLSNSLWWNGNGILALYCACANLTATVRRSTVTVYYGRTADLPESLQREKLDMSVVSNTTSGSIEIRVDVKRTIVPMEWKEQHDVLLCREILLTEPYRYKKGSVDKGKAWSTIADTLNCSQDHKFRVTQRSVRERFSLIQTKYKTKNNKDEKSSGTSAEITELDELIEEITEKERAAEENKTSDESTRKLEMDRAKAEEARKKAMERVSQTNRRLSEEGEDWTNNKRRRRSGNDTIEFLRERSQAERVLREKELELKKIQVEEQAKAAQQTQKQISDMMQLMQQQQQQMQAMQTMLLQQQQQQGQALLGLIENLSNK, encoded by the exons atgccgcggctgaaaacgatcgtcattagaataacacgcccatataaattcaagtctccacCTCCCCCACACCCTCATTTTACGACATTAGGGACTTTAAGCAACAGCCTCTGGTGGAACGGCAACGGCATTCTGGCGTTGTATTGCGCATGCGCGAATTTAACTGCTACTGTACGACGTTCTACTGTAACGGTCTACTACGGGAGAACAGCTGATTTGCCGGAGTCGCTGCAACGTGAGAAATTag ATATGTCTGTTGTTAGCAACACCACCTCAGGCAGCATTGAGATTAGAGTTGATGTGAAGCGAACAAT AGTCCCTATGGAGTGGAAAGAGCAACATGATGTACTTCTCTGTAGAGAAATCCTGCTTACAGAACCATACAGGTACAAAAAGGGCAGTGTTGACAAGGGTAAGGCCTGGTCAACTATAGCAGACACACTGAATTGCTCTCAAGATCATAAATTCAGAGTTACACAGAGGTCAGTGAGGGAGAGATTTAGCTTGATTCAGACGAAATACAAGACCAAAAACAATAAAGACGAGAAGAGCAGTGGAACATCTGCAGAAATAACAGAACTTGATGAACTAATTGAAGAAATAACAGAGAAGGAAAGAGCAGCTGAGGAAAATAAAACGAGTGATGAGAGTACAAGGAAGTTAGAAATGGACCGGGCCAAAGCAGAAGAGGCAAGGAAGAAGGCCATGGAGAGGGTTAGCCAGACCAACAGAAGGCTTAGTGAAGAGGGAGAGGACTGGACAAACAACAAACGTAGGAGAAGGAGTGGGAATGACACCATTGAGTTTTTGAGGGAGAGAAGCCAGGCTGAGAGGGTTCTAAGAGAAAAGGAATTGGAATTGAAAAAAATACAGGTTGAAGAGCAAGCAAAAGCagcacaacaaacacaaaagcAGATAAGTGACATGATGCAACTAATGCAACAACAGCAACAGCAAATGCAGGCAATGCAGACTATGCTCCTTCAGCAACAGCAACAGCAAGGGCAAGCATTACTTGGCCTCATTGAAAATTTGTCAAATAAATGA